In the Primulina eburnea isolate SZY01 chromosome 15, ASM2296580v1, whole genome shotgun sequence genome, ggaaatgagatgttatagggtgttgttcttgttggtttaatagattatttggcttgattattggattatagagttgatgttggtgttatttatggattattgttgtaggtggtgtaccaagagttagtttggaggtgttctattggtttgtaagtggaattttatccctttgctcacatgatgatatatgtattgtgttttaaagattttaaagtgatattcccttcaattgattcattgttatgtattgatcccattgattatctattggaggcattgatgtctcactattgttaaaagggaatacaagagaaaatatgagattgtgaaacgacggctttaaatgctattcggagttcaaatgttttattggattgattaatcatagtcagagcattgcatgcaattagttgatcaacgaccataggcttatatccctcagagttatcggtttatatcgatttgggatatgagcaccccagagcagagttactattgatatcaatccaaccagagaaagagaaataccatcttattgctatgctattgctacagttattgctacagtatttatgtttcagagttgatggtatttatgatttcaaagtcatgttttacagagtatactatgtatcattgttatgtagagttccactttctgagatttattctcatttcagtttattcatgtgatgcagatcagagtggaggccctggacgttgactgtggataggggtcatatgcatacaccgttggaaggaagattttggcatgatcataggaatgatattttgtattttgttatgtcatttaaatgatcatgtattgctattttgtcaacatttttatgaaatgtattttgaaactccttccatttgaaagaaaattttaaattccgctgtattttaattgtaacgggtcagggtgtcacagaaGCAGTAGGTTTATAACCTTGAGTGTGGCAATTAGAGTTGGTGTATGTATGCAAATGAAGACAACTCTAACAAACTAATTTTCCAGTGTAATATTATGATGTTTGTTTCATGTTTGTATCTAAATTCTAAATGTACTTAAAAATCTACTGTGACTATATCATTACTTGCTCAGTGTCATTTTTCTTCATGCTTCAAAATATATGGAGTGACTTTGAGCTTTTTGGTACTATCATTTGTTTGTTGTTATCACATTAAATTTTCAGGTCTATTGTGACTATATCATTACTTGCTCAATGGCAAGCAATCCATCGTCGACTGCATCCATCACTCAGCCTGAATCTGGGAATTTGAAGATAAAGTCGAATGACATTGGATAGGAGTTTGGTATGTTGATTGATCCTAAGAACCTCGACAAAGTTAAATGTAAGTTGTGTGGAAAAATTATGTCGGGTGGAGTGTATAGAATCAAGGAGCACATAGGAAATATACCTAGAAATGTATCTGGGTGTCGAATTGCATCTCAAGAAGATCGTAATAAGTGCAAACAGACTATTTTAGAAGGGAAgaacaaaaagaaaaacaaaatacTGGAAGAAAATAGTTGTAGAGCGGAGGTGAATATTTCTCTAGACGAAGAAGAAGATGTTGAAATTGAAGGGATAGATGGAATTAAAAAGCCTCATCTACTTGGTCCCATGGATAGATATGCATCGATGATTGCTCGAGAAAATGTAAGTTCAAGTGGGAGTAAAGTGCTTCGCCAAAAAAATATCAATGAGGCTCTTTTCAAAGAGAGAACTCAACAAGTTCAACAATATGTTGGGAGATGGGCTTATGAAAATGGAATCCCATTCAATGCTCTTGATAATGATAGCTTCAAGCAACTAATGAGGGCAGTGGGTCAATTTGGGCCAGGGTTCAAGCCTCCAACTCAATATCAACTTAGAGAGCCAATTTTGAAATCTGAAGTTGAAGGAACAAAGCAATTGTTGAAGAAGCATGAAGAAGAATGGGCAAAGAATGGGTGCTCGATTATGATAGATGCATGGAGTGATAGAAAAAGAAGAAGCATATTAAATTTGTGTGTTAATTGCAAGGAGGGTACAGTATTTTTAGAGTCTAAGGAGTCTTCAGAAGAGGCACATACAGCTGGACTTATTTTTGAGTATGTTGACAAGTGTGTTGAACAAGTAGGAGCTCATAATGTTGTTCAGATTGTAACAGACAATGCCATCAACAATATGGCTGCGGCTAAATTGATGAAAGAAAAGTGGCCAGGGATATTTTGGAGTTCATGTGCAACTCATACTGTTAATCTCATGCTTGAAAGTATTGGCAAGCTTCCAAGATTTAAAAAGATTATCGACCAAGCCAAGTCTTTTACAATTTTCATTTATGCTCACCATAAGACTTTGTCATTGATGAGAAGTTTTACAAAGAAAAGAGACATAGTCCGACCAGGAGTTATCAGGTTTGCATCAAACTTCCTCACATTGCAAAGTTTGATTGAGAAAAAATCTAGTTTAAGGGCCATGTTTACAAGTGATATGTGGGAGAACTGTAAATGGTCAAAGACAAACAAAGGGAAATTGGCTTACTCCACTGTGATGAGCATGAGTTATTGGAATGGTGTGTCACTTTGTttgaaaatatttgctcctttgGTGAGAGTTCTGCGATTGGTTGACGGAGATAGAAAGCCATCCATGGGTTTCTATATGGGGAGCTTCTTCGAGCTAAAGAAGATATCAAGGTGGCCTTGAACAATGTCGAATCAAATTATCATCCTATCATAGTGATTATTGAGTCAAAAATGAAGGATAGACTGGATACATCATTGCATACCACGGCTTTTTTGTTGAATCCCTACTTCTACTACAAAGATAGTTCTATTGCTCTTTATGGAGAGGTCGCGGCAGTGATTTTTGAATGCATGGAAGTTTTGCATGCCGATGAGTTTGAACTGCAAGATACAATTATTAACAATGAATTTGCAAAATATGGAGATAAGACTGGGTTATTTGGGAAAGCATTGGCTACAAAAACATGTGAAAAAAATGACGATACATTTGATCCATGTACATGGTGGAGTACCTACGGTGCTCACACACCCAACTTGCTAAGAGTGGCATTGAGGATTCTTTCATTAACTACAAGTTCATCTGGGTGTGAAAGAAATTGGAGTGCATTTGAAGGAGTAAGTTTaaactttaatttaaataaattattaataatttttaaagtgTATGTTCATATTCCTAACTATACTAATTACtttctctgttttttttttcagattCATATAAAGAAAAGAAATAGGTTGGATGTCAATAGGTTGAACAATCTAGTATTTGTCCAATTTAATGCTAGATTGTTTAAcaagaaaaaaagagagaaagaaGAACGTCGACGTCCTTCTTGAAAAAGATGCTTCAAATGCACAAGGTTGGATTGTGGATGGTGGGGAAGAAAATGAAGTTGAACCAGGTTCGGGGCTCACTTGGTAATTAGTTGATAAAGCAACTGGGGCAAATGAAAATCTACAACCCCGAAGAAGCTCTAGAGTTAGCGAACTTCATGAggatgattttgaatctgaagaagaagatgatgatcaaaatgatgatattgattttgtGTCCGATGATGAACAAGTTGTTGAAAATTTCGGAGAAGAAGAAGTGGAGTAAATTTGTGATGACAAATTAGActattttattgtgaattttGGAAGAAATCTGAATTATTTCTTATTTTATTGATATGACACATTAGACTATGTTGGGAATATTTTGAACgtattttaaatttgatgttATTGTATTGAagttctagtatgtgatttattatattttaatatcgtAGAATCCGATTAGCGGCGCCTAGGCCCCGCCTAGGCGCTAGGCGCTGGAATGGCGCCCGACTAACGCCTAGCGAATTTTATAACCTTGCAagtgcttccaatattttacatgtcttcaacTTGTACATCAGGCCCATCATCCTctagtcttgatctcccactatttctactAACTAGATTTGAATAGCCATGACACATAAGAAATCCATATCATGGGTTGGGAACgtgccataaaccaggcccactttaataatatcaaattttaaCAAAATGAATTAAACAGTAAAATATACTCACATACACCTATCAAATTGATCAGGACTCTCGATCAcctttcatgcatttaatatcacatattaacatcaattaattaaacaaatttaattaattgattaaatcaTACGTCTTGTAAGTTTATTACTAACgaacacaattattaaagaaattaacaaattaaataaagaaattttatttattttctaattttttttaataataattgatttcttgtgaaACTtaattttaccataaataattaaaatcatattctaattatttattttacaagaaaattattaatttaccaaaatttgattttaagaaaaaattgaacaaattttcataaaatatcaattttatccAAATTTTTGTAACATCAAAAAATCacaccctaggcccaaacaattcaagcacATAAACAATCACATTTCTCGAGACATTCCCAGGCACCCACCTGTTGCCCGATCAGATCGGGTGCTGGCAGGCACACTGTGCGCGCCCTGCATGCACAGGTGTGTGCATGCAACACGCAGGCCGTGCGCCCAATGTGCGCAGGCCGTGCACACACGTTCTGCCcagaacagttccgggcagttcgatattttttttattaaaatcaaaattttaatagTGCATCaattttaagaattttttttttgttttattagaaataaattactCAACATGAAACTTAAATCATACGATATATAGAACCTGACTCTAATACCACTGTTAGGTAATCGATTTTCTCATGTTCAAAacacagcggaagttttaaaaattttatttgacGTTCAAATAATACCTTTGGATACGCATATgatttaaacaaaatttaatcattcataaggTGTTTTTGAATTTACTTTTAGTGAATAAATCACTTATGACCAATTATTCTGGGATTAGCGGATATAGATCTTGTAGTATTCCCTACGAAAAATCTTTTTGAAGTCTTCAATCTTCAATGGAGTCTACGACTAGAATATTTGTTAATCTTCTAAATAGCACTAGAAATTTTCTAAGATTTTATCATTGGGATAAAAAAAACCAAAGGTGGCTCAAACCCTAAAGTTTATTGAGATAGCTGAaagttttgagagatttttgagagagaatttcgaaaattgtaAATCTTGGACGCTAGGGTTTGTGGACACCTTCCTTAATATTTAACCATTAACCTAATTTCCTTAATTATACGTTTAGGTTCTTTAACTAACATAATGAGCTTAGTTAATTAATTTGACTAGTCCAACAAGTTTAAATAATATATCAAATttcattaagaactttaattatgTAATGAACCGAATCCTTATTTGGAATGAAGTACTAATTAAAAGATGAATaaagagttgttaattaagcattattacagaattgataattcgggatcAACCTGTTGGGTTCGACTGAATTTAAAATGGACAACCCAATCTACTTCAGGTTACATTATCCCGAGAATTTAACTAGACGAATGAGTTTCTGACACACGACAGATAAAATTGATTCAGATTTTCTGATCTAGTCGGAATGTAGCCTATAAGTGGAAGctcatttcatttgtttcctacACGGCTTCCTTCAGCTACTCTCTCTTGAGTTCTAGCCTtataccttaggttttctagtCAGTTTCTAGTGCAGTTAAGTGTCGAAATTTTTTGGAGCTTGTATAAACTAGAGGAGAGGTCGATGAACTGGGACGCATATCGAAACATCATCAGGAGGCTGATGACAGACTCAGGTATAATACTAAAGACttaaatagtgatttaaggatcattaggaaAAACTTTGAAGCATGTTTGATAATTCAGGAtctttcttgatagtgatttcattatttcggtattgtctaggttcagacgAGTAAGTTTTTtatcagattgttttagtgaggtacgtgatgtactgactaaTATATCCAAGCGTAATATCACagttatatgctgcatatttatctgttgcaagatatattttttactgctttggcatattatgcattatATATCATGTTGGgcatgatatcttttgagatatacctcattTGTTGGGGCCGTTCAACCCTGTTCTGTATGTTGACGGTTTGGCATCGAGAGCTATAGTGTCCGAAGGGACCCGCGAGCTCTGATGACCTAGGACATTGTAGGTCCACATCTTGATGATGggtagggcagatcagagaatCACATTGTAGGtccaaataaattcaagaagtgtgttaaaaaaatgtattttaGAATATCGGAGTTAAAACgatataaaaatacatatagagtttaaataacaCACGAGTGCAAAATAAATACAGACCGAGATAGATGGGCTCGAGTTACTATTTTAGCAACCAAATGcacaatatatatacatttacATACACACAACTTAACTTTAATAGAAGGAAAAAGGAAAGAGAGAAGAAGAAAACCCATTTCCCTCAACCCAATTCTCGCAACCCTTGGAGCAGCTGCGGGAAAATCGCGATAACTCCTCCGTCCGGAGTCCAAATCTCGTTTGGTTTGAAGGGGTGTCTTCCTAACATCCTATGCTTCGATTCAAGTCAGAAATCGCGAAGTTTGAGCAAGGATTCTGGTAGAGCGAAGCTGCTATTCCGGTGATCTGTTTCTGCGCGAATTCTTCCGGTTTTGGGGTGAGAGTTTTGGTGTTGCTGcgatttttaaaacttgaatTTGTAGAAAtgacttaaaaagaacttgtaaCTCTATTTGTTAGCTTTCTACAGCCACTAAAATCATCGAATTTGGATAAGAAAcggaattgatatgatttttctacCAAAATGTGTCA is a window encoding:
- the LOC140815519 gene encoding uncharacterized protein, whose translation is MSGGVYRIKEHIGNIPRNVSGCRIASQEDRNKCKQTILEGKNKKKNKILEENSCRAEVNISLDEEEDVEIEGIDGIKKPHLLGPMDRYASMIARENVSSSGSKVLRQKNINEALFKERTQQVQQYVGRWAYENGIPFNALDNDSFKQLMRAVGQFGPGFKPPTQYQLREPILKSEVEGTKQLLKKHEEEWAKNGCSIMIDAWSDRKRRSILNLCVNCKEGTVFLESKESSEEAHTAGLIFEYVDKCVEQVGAHNVVQIVTDNAINNMAAAKLMKEKWPGIFWSSCATHTVNLMLESIGKLPRFKKIIDQAKSFTIFIYAHHKTLSLMRSFTKKRDIVRPGVIRFASNFLTLQSLIEKKSSLRAMFTSDMWENCKWSKTNKGKLAYSTVMSMSYWNGVSLCLKIFAPLVRVLRLVDGDRKPSMGFYMGSFFELKKISRWP
- the LOC140815520 gene encoding uncharacterized protein codes for the protein MKDRLDTSLHTTAFLLNPYFYYKDSSIALYGEVAAVIFECMEVLHADEFELQDTIINNEFAKYGDKTGLFGKALATKTCEKNDDTFDPCTWWSTYGAHTPNLLRVALRILSLTTSSSGCERNWSAFEGIHIKKRNRLDVNRLNNLVFVQFNARLFNKKKREKEERRRPS